The nucleotide sequence CCCCGCGGACCAACATCGATCTGACCGCGGTGGCGGTGGCGCTGCCGACGTTCGTCTGCACCACGATCGTCAGCGGCCGGTTGGCGCGGCATTTCGGGGCGCGCACGCGGCAGTGGATCACCACGGTGCTGGCGACCGAAATCGTGTTGCTGCTGGCGTTGTCGATCCTGGCCGGCACCGGTGCGCTGCACTACCACGACAACAGCAAACTCATCATGATCGGCCTGCTCGCGGTGACGTTCGGGCTACAGCACTCCAGCGCGCGTCAGTTCGGGATTCAAGAACTCTCCACCACCGTGTTGACCTCGACGATCGTCAGCCTGGGTCTGGACAGTCATCTGGCCGGTGGCACTGGTGAGCGTGAAAAGCTGCGCGTCAGTGTGGTTTTCACGATGGGCGCCGGGGCTTTCCTCGGCGCCACGATGTCACGCATTGTGGTGGCACCGGTGTTCGCGCTGACGGCGGCGGTGGTGGCGGTCAGCATGCTGATCTTCCGGTTCGGCCCGGACGCTAGTTGAAGGCCAGCCAGCTGGGCAGGCCCCGCTCGTGCGAATCGCAGAGCACCTCGCGGGTATCGCAGGATCCCCGTGGCGAACCCGCGCCGGCCCACATGCCGCCGGTATCGCGGCGCAACACGATGGCCGACGACCCGCCGCCGTCGAGCAGGATCGCGGTGTCGCTGCCCAGGCCGCGGAACAGGTCCTGGATGTTGTCCGGGGTGTAGCTGCCGCCTTCGAAGACGTACATCTCGTCCTTTTGCTTGGCGTAGGCGATGGCCGTTCGCGCCGCACTGGGCCCGGGGTCATGCAGCTGCCCGGTCCTGCCGGGGGACAGCAGACCGATCCCGGAGACCGCGACGAACCTCTCACCCTTATTGAGCAGGTCGGCGACCACCGGGGTGGCGACGTCGTAGTCCTGGGTTCCCCTGGGCCGCAACACATACGGCGCGCCGCCGACGGGCATGATCATCGTCGACAGCGCGCTCCAGCTCTCGCCGCCGCCGGACAGGCCTTGCTTGCCGGGGTAGGCGACGGTGCCCGTGACCGCCTCGTTGGCGCGGCCCTGGCCGTGGGTGTTGTCGACGAAGGCGCCCAGCGGGGAAGAGCAGCCGGTGGTGCGCCACGAGCCGCCCTTCTGCGGGCGCACGTCGAAGAAGTTCGCATTGATCGCGATGGTCGGTTGACCCATCCGCTGCCACGCCTGCAGTGGTGTGTAGACCTCGGACGCTTGCAGCAGGCCCTCGCCCGTGCGGGCTCCGGGATTGCTCTCGCAGCGCGCCTGATCACCCTGGTGGGTGTCGACCAGCAGGTGCGGCTGTAGCCGTCCGGCCGCACTCTTGATGATCATCAGGTGCCCGCCGCTGTTCCCCTCGTACCAGCTGCCGCCGGCGTTGAGCATCGGCATGGGATGGCCGGCGCCGAAGTTGTAGACCAGATATGAACCCTGGGTGGTGTTGATGGCGTTCGCCAGCATCTCGCGGCCGTCAGCGGCGTGTGCGACCGGCATGGCGAGCGTCGCGCACGCCGCCACGGCGGAGCACCAAGCCGCCAGCCGGCGCAAGCTGGCCATGGGGGGAAGCACGGCAGCCCTTTCAGCACTGATGAAGTGGGACCCAAACAGGATCAACCATGCAGGTCACGACCGAGTGACACTTCGGCCGCGCAGCAATTACGTTTGCACGCTGGGGCTTTCGTCTTTGCCTTGCCGGGCTTGATGTTGCGCTTGGTGTTCGGCGGCGATCGCTAGTTCGGCTGCGCCCTGGATCCGGTGAAAGCCCTTGCGGTCGTAGATGTTTGTGATGACGCCACCCACCAACAGCCCGATCACCAGGCCCAGGGCCGTCATCAGCAACGCCTGGGTCAGGCCGGCGTCCGCGCGGCCGTTGAGATAGAGCAGCGCACGCACACCCAGGAACACCTGGTGCATCGGCTCGAACGCGGCCAGCCACCGGAAGAACGTCGGCACCGCTTCCAACGGGACGGTGGCGCCCGCCGACGGTAAGCCGAGGATGACGAAGACCAGCATGCTGAACAGCATTCCCATGGAGCCCAGCACCGCGATGAGTGAGCTCGAGGTGATGCCCACCGCGCTGATGGCGAACGCCCCGTAGAGCCACAACTGCCAGCCAAGCGGAATGGGCATGTCGAGCCG is from Mycobacterium conspicuum and encodes:
- a CDS encoding YoaK family protein translates to MIALLLLTFATGLADAISILVLGHVFVANMTGNVIFLGFWLAPRTNIDLTAVAVALPTFVCTTIVSGRLARHFGARTRQWITTVLATEIVLLLALSILAGTGALHYHDNSKLIMIGLLAVTFGLQHSSARQFGIQELSTTVLTSTIVSLGLDSHLAGGTGEREKLRVSVVFTMGAGAFLGATMSRIVVAPVFALTAAVVAVSMLIFRFGPDAS
- a CDS encoding phosphodiester glycosidase family protein, which translates into the protein MASLRRLAAWCSAVAACATLAMPVAHAADGREMLANAINTTQGSYLVYNFGAGHPMPMLNAGGSWYEGNSGGHLMIIKSAAGRLQPHLLVDTHQGDQARCESNPGARTGEGLLQASEVYTPLQAWQRMGQPTIAINANFFDVRPQKGGSWRTTGCSSPLGAFVDNTHGQGRANEAVTGTVAYPGKQGLSGGGESWSALSTMIMPVGGAPYVLRPRGTQDYDVATPVVADLLNKGERFVAVSGIGLLSPGRTGQLHDPGPSAARTAIAYAKQKDEMYVFEGGSYTPDNIQDLFRGLGSDTAILLDGGGSSAIVLRRDTGGMWAGAGSPRGSCDTREVLCDSHERGLPSWLAFN